AAACAACCAGCCACGAGAAGGCCGACCACCTTTGCCCCATCGACGACCACCGCCGACAGGTCCGGGCGGAACGACTCACCACCCACGTAGTGGCGCTCCCAACGCTCCCGGGCGATCGGTTGAGATCCCCAGTGATCTCGAAAAGCATCGTTGTTGGCTTCCCGAACCGCTTCGGACAGTTCGGGCCCATACCGGATCAACTCCAAGCCCGAACCGAGCGGGGCCGGGTCGATCGGCAGGGAGAGGTCGCGAACCATCTCGAACCAATGTCGGACCGGGCGGTACCCATTTTCGGTCAGGAACAAGACCGGACCGGACTGACGGTCATACAACGTCTCCCATAGGAATTTGGGAACGTCAGCTCGAACAGCCAGAGACCGCTCGGTCGCCCTGGCCTCCCGCCAGGCCAGAATTGCCCGGCCGATCCCCGCTCCCCGGTAATCAGGGTGGACCGCCCCCCATCCGGTTGCCCGCCATAGATCGGTTGCCGGTGGGATCTGG
This genomic interval from Acidimicrobiia bacterium contains the following:
- a CDS encoding GNAT family N-acetyltransferase; this translates as MVEQEWVQELEDTDDNPPEDGMIAVSRDGTPVAIAFVQIPPATDLWRATGWGAVHPDYRGAGIGRAILAWREARATERSLAVRADVPKFLWETLYDRQSGPVLFLTENGYRPVRHWFEMVRDLSLPIDPAPLGSGLELIRYGPELSEAVREANNDAFRDHWGSQPIARERWERHYVGGESFRPDLSAVVVDGAKVVGLLVAGCFPHDFEDKGRTEVWAEIIGTRREYRARGIASALIVEWMRIVVEAGYEYAVLGVDAASETGALGLYERHGFTLDTSSTSYAKPLEGTDWSALDHR